A region of the Stieleria neptunia genome:
AGATTCAGTGAGTACCAGGCGTCGCTGCCGGACTTGGAAACGTCGATCCAGTATTTGCTGATCGAAAACAGTCTGGCGGCCGCCCGATCCCCGTGGCGATTGCGGGGAAAGTCCTTTTGCAATTTTTCGAACGCGTCGCGCGCGGCGTTGAGATCGTTGGCAAAGAACAGCGACTCGCCCTGCATGAACAGTGCATCTTGGTGCAATCCCGATCCGGGTGCTTCCTTGCCGGCGCTTTCGAACAACTCGGCGGCTTCGGCGAACATGCCGGTGCGGGTCGCCTTGGGAGCCCGGGCTGCTTGTCGGAACAGTTCGTCGCCGCGGCGGTAGTACTCTTTCGCTCGCGGGATGTCTTCGTGCTTTTTACCGGTGACGTAACCGACCAATCGGTTGGTGCTGGGCAATCCGCTGACCAGTTTGCCGCCGGCGTTGGTGACCGGGTTGGAAGCGACGCGTGGCGTCTCCTCCGCCGGCACCGGCTCGGGCGTTTCCGTTTCGCTGGTGGCCACCGAGCGGAACGGCAATTTGGGCAACCAACTGCGCGACGCGGCGCCGGGCGACTGACATCCGGTCGTACTTGCCAGCAACGAGCCTGCCAGCAGACTTGCGCCTAAGCTCGGCCGCCACACCCACTGGGGGAGGCGACGGGAACGGTCCATTTGTTGATTCTTTTTATTCATTCCACCGGTTCCATCCGGGCGGGCAGGTAAGGTTGCATTTTCGGAATCGAGCCGAGGATTGTTTGGATATATCGGCTGATCAAGCCACGCATCTCCCGATAAACCTCCGAGGGAACTTCGATCGGCAGCCGCGTGTGGGGTGCAAGCAAACGTTCCAGGTGTTCAATCGTTCCGCGGCTGACCGTCACGAGGCTGTGCTGACGTGCGCGACAATCGCGACACACGACGCCGCCGGCGATCGGAGCGAACGCGACCCGCGGGGTACCGCTGACGGGACCACCGCAGTCGACACAGCTTCGCGTCGCAGGCGCATGGCCGAGCAACCGCAGCGCGGCGGTGTCAAAACCGAGCAGCGCCAGCGCGGGATTGCCCGTCCCGTCGATCTGCCCGAGCGCGCTGAGCGTCAGGTCGTAAAGCCCGGGGTGGGGGTCGTGATTGTCCGTCAACAGTCGAAGCATTTCGGCGATGTAGTATCCGGCATAAACGCGATCCAACGACTTTTCCGCCCCGCGAAAACGACGCTGGAGCTTTGCCTCGGTCAACAAATCGAGCGCATCGGAGGATTTCCGAATCAGCACTACACGACAGACGGCCAACAGGTCAAGCGAACCTTCGAAGGAACTCTTGGGACGGCGCGCACCCTTGGCCAGCGCGGCGACTTGGCCAAAATCGCGGGTCAGCAGGGTGACGACCAGGCTGGTTTCGCTGAATTCGATCGTCCGGAGCACGACCGCCGTGGTTTGCTCGGCGGCCATTTACAGCTCGTCGTCTTCTTCGCCCAATTCGCCGAGCGTTGCCAGCAATTCACTCATTTCGGCCGCGGCGTGCCCATCGCCCTGGCCGCGCGCCTGGTCGATTCCGTCACGTAAACGCGTCCGCGCCTGATCGACGCGTCCCAAGTCGACGAGCTGTTGGGCGGCCATGAAAAAGGCCGGCACGTAGGGTGGCGCGTCGCGCATCAATTCGTCGAGTTTATCCAGACTCCCCTGGTGATCCCCCTCGCTCCGCAACTCCATCGCCAAGCTGTAGCGCAGAAACGTATCCGTGGGGTCGTCCTGGAGCATCGCCAAAATCTTTTCTTTGCGTGACACGCCTAAAGCTCCTTGGTCCACCGCTGGCCGCGCTGTGTGTTTTCAAAATGAAGTGCAGAGAGTTGTTCTTTCAGGATCGAATGTTCGCCGTTGATCGCCGTTTCGACGCGAAAGACACAACGCGTCGCCATCGACTGAATCAGCGCCGCGACGAGAAAGGTTTCCGCCGAAGTCAGTTCGCCCGGCGTTTCGATGACCGATAAATCCAAGATCGCCTCGGAACAGCTCATCACTTGGGCTTCCGGGTCACTCAACCACAACCGGACGTTGGCCAGACGATCCCCGTTGCGGTGGTTGATCAATTGATGGTGTTCGATGTCCAGGTGGGCCATCGCCGACGCATAGCGGCCTTGTTGGGGAACCACCGCGGACCGTTCGGCCCGAGTGGTGCGCCGGAACTGCATCATTTCCCGGCTGACCGGCGGACGATAGGGGGCCGTGGTGACCACCATCCGCTGGAAACTTTTTTCGGGCGAAAAGCCATGCCGACTCAACAGCGATGCGGCGCGGACATCGACATCCGGAATCCCGATGCCGTGACCGATGGGGGACAAGCCGACGTAGCCACATTGCTGGTCCCGCATCGGACCGGCCAAAATCGAGTGACATTCCTCTTGCTGGATCCGTTGCTCGGCCGCCTTTAGCAGATCGTCACAGCATTTCAGTCCTGCGTGGGTGAAGCAGATCGCCGAAAGAATCGCAACGTCACTGGCCGGCATGCCCGACCATTCGTCGCCATGGTCTCCCGGTCGGCTAAAATGGCACCAGGCCTCGACGCGGCCGTCGATGGTCGCGACCAATAGATCCTTGGGCGAGAAAAACGCACGCGACAAAATCGCCCGCTCGATGATGGTCGTACTGATCGGCGGCGGCGACTGGGCGGCCGTCCAATGCTCACTCCAAACCCTGGCCAGCCCGGGTAAATCTGCATTGCAAAAGTCGCGTACT
Encoded here:
- the recO gene encoding DNA repair protein RecO, translated to MAAEQTTAVVLRTIEFSETSLVVTLLTRDFGQVAALAKGARRPKSSFEGSLDLLAVCRVVLIRKSSDALDLLTEAKLQRRFRGAEKSLDRVYAGYYIAEMLRLLTDNHDPHPGLYDLTLSALGQIDGTGNPALALLGFDTAALRLLGHAPATRSCVDCGGPVSGTPRVAFAPIAGGVVCRDCRARQHSLVTVSRGTIEHLERLLAPHTRLPIEVPSEVYREMRGLISRYIQTILGSIPKMQPYLPARMEPVE
- a CDS encoding tetratricopeptide repeat protein yields the protein MSRKEKILAMLQDDPTDTFLRYSLAMELRSEGDHQGSLDKLDELMRDAPPYVPAFFMAAQQLVDLGRVDQARTRLRDGIDQARGQGDGHAAAEMSELLATLGELGEEDDEL